A genomic region of Arvicola amphibius chromosome 7, mArvAmp1.2, whole genome shotgun sequence contains the following coding sequences:
- the Dlx2 gene encoding homeobox protein DLX-2, with product MTGVFDSLVADMHSTQITASSTYHQHQQPPSGAGAGPGGSSNSSSSNGSLHKPQESPTLPVSTATDSSYYTNQQHPAGGGGGGASPYAHMGSYQYHASGLNNVPYSAKSSYDLGYTAAYTSYAPYGTSSSPVNNEPDKEDLEPEIRIVNGKPKKVRKPRTIYSSFQLAALQRRFQKTQYLALPERAELAASLGLTQTQVKIWFQNRRSKFKKMWKSGEIPTEQHPGASASPPCASPPVTAPASWDFGAPQRMGGGGPGSGGSGPGSSGSSPSSAASAFLGNYPWYHQASGSASHLQATAPLLHPSQTPQAHHHHHHHHHAGGGAPVSAGTIF from the exons ATGACTGGAGTCTTTGACAGTCTGGTGGCTGATATGCACTCGACCCAGATCACCGCCTCCAGCACgtaccaccagcaccagcagcccCCGAGCGGTGCCGGCGCGGGCCCCGgcggcagcagcaacagcagcagcagtaacGGCAGCCTGCACAAGCCCCAGGAGTCACCAACCCTCCCGGTGTCCACAGCTACCGACAGCAGCTACTACACCAACCAGCAGCAcccggcgggcggcggcggcgggggggcCTCACCCTACGCGCACATGGGCTCCTACCAGTACCACGCCAGCGGCCTAAACAACGTCCCCTACTCTGCCAAAAGCAGCTACGATCTGGGCTACACCGCCGCGTACACCTCCTATGCGCCCTACGGAACCAGTTCGTCCCCGGTCAACAACGAGCCTG ACAAGGAAGACCTTGAGCCTGAAATCCGGATAGTGAACGGGAAGCCAAAGAAAGTCCGGAAACCACGCACCATCTACTCCAGTTTCCAGCTGGCGGCCCTTCAGCGGCGCTTCCAGAAGACCCAGTATCTGGCATTGCCAGAGAGAGCCGAGCTGGCGGCATCTCTGGGCCTCACCCAGACTCAG GTCAAAATCTGGTTCCAGAACCGCCGATCCAAATTTAAGAAGATGTGGAAAAGCGGTGAGATCCCCACAGAGCAGCACCCTGGAGCCAGCGCTTCTCCACCTTGTGCCTCCCCACCGGTCACGGCGCCAGCCTCCTGGGACTTCGGCGCGCCGCAGCGAATGGGGGGCGGCGGCCCGGGCAGCGGTGGCAGTGGCCCGGGCAGCTCCGGCTCCAGCCCGAGCAGCGCCGCCTCCGCGTTTCTGGGCAACTACCCGTGGTATCACCAGGCTTCGGGCTCCGCTTCACACCTGCAGGCCACTGCTCCACTTCTGCATCCCTCGCAGACTCCGCAGgcgcatcaccaccaccaccatcaccaccacgcAGGCGGGGGCGCCCCAGTGAGCGCGGGGACGATTTTCTAA